The region TTTCCGATGAGACTCTGGTGGCGGAGGACCTCCCTTCGATCCAAGAAGTGGAGCCTGAATCGAATCCTGTTGAAGAATTTCATGATCCTTGTGCTGATTTAGAGATGGATCGTGGAGTTGATGAGATGCGTGATGGAAGTTCGAATCGTACCTCTCCCAAATCAGTGAGTTGGGCTGAGGAGGTCGAGGGAACAGATTATCAGAGCTCGGCGAAGGACGTATGGAGTAAGTTCAAATCGAATCAGGTATTAACCCCTTCTACTCGTTTGAACTTCACTGAACCCCTGAAAGTTGGTGATCAAATTGTCGCTCGACTAGATATGGAGGAGGTGGAGATTGAAGCGTCGTTCTGGAAAAACGCTATTGTTTGTATTGTGCTTGGTGCTAACCCGCCATTTAGAGTGTTTGAAGGTTTTGTCAACAGAGTTTGGGGAAACCTAGGTGTTGATAAAATTGTGAGAATGCACTCaggtttcacattagttaatttCAGGGATGAAGCTACTCAGGACCTGATATTGGAAACGGGAGTCATTCATTTTGACAAAAAACCAGTTGTCCTTCGTCCTTGGACAACAAATATGGATTCTGTGAGAATGGTAAAGTCTGTTCCGGTGTGGATTAGGTTGAATGGTTTGGGATTGCAATATTAGGGAAAAAATAGTCTCAGTGCTCTGGTGAGTACTATTGGCAAGCCAATAATGGTGGACAAGGTGACTCAGAGTAGATTGATGGTGAAATATGCAAGGGTTTTGGTGGATATGGAGATTTCGGACCACCCTCCAAAAACTATTGCTTACATCAATGAACGGGAACAATTAGTCGAACAATTGGTTGAGTATGAATGGCTCCCCTCTAAGTGTGCTGCGTGTGCTCAATTAGGTCATATAGTGGCTAATTGTAACAAGGAAAAAGGagtggtttggaagaagaagaccactgttgagaaaggagagaaaccTGAAAAGATACAAAATGGTACAGAGATTGAACAACAGCAGCCATCTGGGACTGCTATACCAGAAAAAAGAGAATAATTCTACAAGTGTTGTTGCAGATGAGAGGAAAAAGAGCTCGGATAGGGGCTTCGATTCAAAGGAGAGTAATGAAGAACAGAGTATTCCAAACTCTTCTCAGCAAGATGAAACAGGCAGTGATGAAATCTCTGGCAATTGGATTACTCCCAAAAGGCGAGGGCCAAGACAGGCAGTGGCAGCTCCTAACAAGGCAGATGCAGCTCCAATCAAGGCTAGTACGAATAATGGATATGCGGTTTTACAAGAAACTGGGGATGGGCTTTTGGTCACCAATTCTAACCCAATTAATTGATGGAAGTTTGTAATATGGTAGGGTGGAATGTGAGGGGTATGAATAAAAAAGAAAAGCAAAAAGCTGTTCTAGATGTTTGTAAGGAGAATAAGGTTGGTTTTGGAGCTCTTTTTGAGACTAAGGTGAAACATGAGAATATACAAGAGGTCTTTGAGAATAATTTCCCTAATTGGGAATACTTTTCTAGTTCTATCACCTCTGGTAGGATTTTGGTTATTTGGCAAGCTAAGTTTGTGAAGGTCGAAATTTTGCTCGAGGATCCTCAACTTGTTCACTGCAAGATAAAAGTGTGTGGCCAGCAGGAGGTTTTCTTTGCCACGGTGGTTTATGGTAGTAACTCTATGGGGGAGAGAAAAAAGTTATGGGACAAGTTGGCTAGTATTGGTCAACTGAATAATCCTTGGATTATTTTCGGGGATTTTAATGCTATGTTTAGCTTCCAGGACAGGAATGGTGGGAGACAAATCTTAGCAAAAGACATTGCTGATGCTCAAGACTGGCTGACTTTAGGCCAAGTGGAAGAATTCAAGTGCTCTAGAGCGAACTTTACTTGGTCCAACAAGCATGATGTAGGAGACCGGATTTTTTCCAAGCTAGATCGAGTTTTTACTAATGACTATTGGCTGGACACTTTCCCAAAAACTGAAGCTTGCTTCAAATGCGATTGTGTTTCAGACCATAGCTACTGTGTGATTAAAAGCTAGGAGTTGAACAAGGTGGGATTCAAACCCTTTAGATATTGTAATCACTGGTTGCATTATCGAGGTTACAAAGAGACTGCTTTGAATAGCTGGAACTCCAATTCAGGTCCGGGAGGAGGCCTAAATAAGATTGTGCAGAAACTCTTTAGAGTTAAACATGTTCTGAAAAGATTTAACAGGGAAGAGGTTGGTGATGTAGTCTTGGATTACAAGTTGGCAAAGGAGGAATTCAGCAAAGCTCAGGAGGCCTTGGCTTCTAATCCCACTGACTCTACTCTACATCAAGCTGTTATTCAAGTTCAGCAGAAGTTTTCTGATATGTTGAACCGGTACTCTAGCTTTCTCAAGCAGCAGAGTAAAGTTAATTGGGTTAATTTTAGTGATGAAAACTCGAGGTACTTCCATGCTGTTATGAGGAAAAGAAGAATGGAAAACAGAATCACAACTTTCACTATTGGTGACAAAATAGAAGATGATTATTCGAAAGTAGTTGAGCACTTTCTCACCCATTTTGAGAACTTTATGGGGAGGAGAAGTTCGACTACTAAGGAGATTGACTTAGATTGTTTGAACCAGGGTAATAGACTGACTTTGGAGCAGCAAGTCAGTTTATTAAGGCCTTTTAGTAAGAGTGATGTGAAGAAGGCGATTTTCAGCATTCACTCTTCTAAAAGTCCTGGGTTGGATGTCTTCGGATCAGGTTTTTTCAAAGGGTTATGGGAAAACATTGGAGATGAAATCTCTCATTCTGTGTTAGAGTTTTTTCACGATGGGTTTTTGCCAAAGTCGCTGAATGAAACGGTGATTTCCCTCATTCCTAAGGTTGCAGACCCGAAAACAGCTAGTGATTACAGGCCTATAGCTTGTTGTAATACACTTTATAAGTGTATCTCGAAGATGCTTTGTACAAGGCTTTCGGAAGTGCTTCCCTTTCTTGTTCATAGCAACCAAGGGGCTTTCATAAAGAATAGAATTCTTGCTCATAATATTATGATCTTCCAGGATCTCCTCAAAGGGT is a window of Humulus lupulus chromosome 4, drHumLupu1.1, whole genome shotgun sequence DNA encoding:
- the LOC133832161 gene encoding uncharacterized protein LOC133832161, yielding MVGWNVRGMNKKEKQKAVLDVCKENKVGFGALFETKVKHENIQEVFENNFPNWEYFSSSITSGRILVIWQAKFVKVEILLEDPQLVHCKIKVCGQQEVFFATVVYGSNSMGERKKLWDKLASIGQLNNPWIIFGDFNAMFSFQDRNGGRQILAKDIADAQDWLTLGQVEEFKCSRANFTWSNKHDVGDRIFSKLDRELNKVGFKPFRYCNHWLHYRGYKETALNSWNSNSGPGGGLNKIVQKLFRVKHVLKRFNREEVGDVVLDYKLAKEEFSKAQEALASNPTDSTLHQAVIQVQQKFSDMLNRYSSFLKQQSKVNWVNFSDENSRYFHAVMRKRRMENRITTFTIGDKIEDDYSKVVEHFLTHFENFMGRRSSTTKEIDLDCLNQGNRLTLEQQVSLLRPFSKSDVKKAIFSIHSSKSPGLDVFGSGFFKGLWENIGDEISHSVLEFFHDGFLPKSLNETVISLIPKVADPKTASDYRPIACCNTLYKCISKMLCTRLSEVLPFLVHSNQGAFIKNRILAHNIMIFQDLLKGNELQSPHEWKNSGYFQRGKRSSSRRPHVSPPVCADNGVSNQIIGPMLCSVRGIQEAFKKFCDSTGLSANKTKSHIFFGGVKEDIKVKILDLMQMEEGSFPLKYLGVHLRPTKWKASDCGVILDKLNKNLNCWASRNLSFAGHAQLIHSVLLGIRNFWMSIFILPYKITTAIDKSCHDFLWGSKGNRSKLHHPSWEKVCLPKKLGGIGFRDGKK